A portion of the Streptomyces erythrochromogenes genome contains these proteins:
- a CDS encoding serine/threonine-protein kinase, producing the protein MASVEGLRPDDPSEIGGYRLLGRLGEGGMGEVFLARTVSGRPLALKTVHRDLSQQAGFAERFDREIRTSDRVRGAWTVSVVDFSPPGAAPQWLATEYVAAPSLADWVHRQGPLPVPALYCLARELAAALVTVQAAGVVHRDIKPANVLLGRERPFLIDFGIARGVRDARYTQTGAVIGTPGYLAPEQATGAVVLAGADVFSLAAVLVHAATGRGPFLAAGEELQLPALLYRIVHDEPGLEGVPQDLAVLVGECLAKDPALRPTAVELHRRLTAIADGRGLGEWETVVPAALAEDVARRESELARLLTPPPPPVPVPPVPAGSPAVPSSPTAPAAPGAGRASGRGRLFAAAGAVAVLGGLAAFPLRFLMDGDRDRDGGGKDVPTPAASASASASGTVVLPASWVGTWSGTGPGTPDADGITRARTGPFSVTVNLSAAAVGELVGRQVSDVKELVTGRNLGCTEALELRQIRQDSAVFAAVTSHPTDRTATFECPRGNLYVLTLTQPDRLALESEGAQSVGAPESLTRRN; encoded by the coding sequence GTGGCGTCGGTGGAGGGCTTGCGGCCCGATGATCCGTCGGAGATCGGTGGTTACCGGCTGCTGGGGCGTTTGGGTGAGGGCGGGATGGGCGAGGTGTTCCTGGCCCGCACGGTCTCGGGTCGGCCGTTGGCGTTGAAGACCGTGCACCGGGATCTGAGTCAGCAGGCGGGTTTCGCTGAGCGTTTCGATCGGGAGATTCGTACGAGCGACCGGGTGAGGGGTGCGTGGACGGTCTCGGTGGTCGATTTCAGTCCGCCGGGGGCTGCGCCGCAGTGGCTGGCGACGGAGTATGTGGCGGCGCCGTCGTTGGCTGACTGGGTTCACCGGCAGGGGCCGCTGCCAGTGCCCGCCTTGTACTGTCTGGCCCGGGAGCTGGCGGCTGCGTTGGTCACGGTGCAGGCGGCCGGGGTTGTCCATCGTGACATCAAGCCGGCCAACGTGCTGCTGGGCCGCGAGCGGCCTTTCCTGATCGATTTCGGGATCGCCCGCGGGGTGCGCGATGCCCGTTACACGCAGACCGGTGCGGTCATCGGCACCCCCGGTTATCTGGCTCCGGAACAGGCCACTGGTGCTGTGGTGCTGGCTGGGGCGGATGTGTTCTCTCTGGCGGCGGTCCTCGTCCACGCGGCGACTGGGCGGGGCCCGTTCCTGGCTGCGGGTGAGGAGTTGCAGCTGCCGGCTTTGCTGTACCGGATCGTGCATGACGAGCCTGGTCTGGAGGGTGTCCCGCAGGATCTGGCCGTTCTGGTGGGGGAGTGTCTGGCCAAGGATCCGGCCCTGCGGCCCACTGCCGTGGAACTCCACCGGCGTCTGACCGCCATTGCGGACGGGCGGGGGCTGGGGGAGTGGGAGACGGTGGTGCCGGCTGCCCTGGCCGAGGACGTGGCCCGCCGGGAGAGCGAGCTGGCCCGCCTCCTCACCCCACCACCCCCGCCGGTGCCGGTGCCGCCTGTGCCGGCGGGTTCGCCGGCTGTGCCGTCGTCTCCCACGGCTCCTGCTGCGCCCGGTGCCGGGCGGGCGTCCGGCCGGGGCCGGCTGTTCGCCGCGGCCGGCGCGGTCGCCGTCCTGGGGGGCCTGGCTGCGTTCCCGCTCCGGTTCCTCATGGACGGCGACCGCGACCGTGACGGCGGCGGCAAGGACGTGCCGACACCGGCCGCCTCTGCCTCCGCATCCGCGTCGGGGACGGTTGTGCTGCCCGCCTCGTGGGTGGGGACCTGGTCCGGTACCGGACCCGGGACGCCGGACGCGGACGGGATCACCCGGGCGAGGACGGGCCCGTTCTCGGTCACGGTCAACCTGAGTGCCGCGGCGGTCGGCGAGCTGGTGGGCCGGCAGGTCAGTGATGTCAAGGAGCTGGTTACAGGGCGGAACTTGGGCTGTACCGAGGCGCTGGAGTTGCGGCAGATCCGTCAGGACTCCGCTGTTTTCGCCGCGGTGACCAGCCACCCGACCGATCGCACGGCCACCTTCGAGTGTCCCCGGGGCAACCTCTACGTCCTGACCCTGACGCAGCCCGACCGCCTGGCCCTGGAGTCGGAGGGGGCTCAGTCGGTGGGCGCTCCGGAATCCCTCACCCGCCGCAACTGA
- a CDS encoding DUF6193 family natural product biosynthesis protein, which yields MDPQGHRWPYSGTQSPAPGSTPDVPFSPPFVSIHAPRGTGDYTIREWWNGPALHHVTTAAEAVAIAVGRIPADLLPTSI from the coding sequence CTGGATCCGCAGGGGCATCGCTGGCCGTATTCAGGTACTCAATCGCCAGCGCCTGGTTCTACGCCTGACGTCCCGTTCTCCCCGCCCTTCGTCTCGATCCACGCACCCCGGGGAACCGGCGACTACACCATCAGAGAGTGGTGGAACGGCCCCGCCCTGCATCACGTCACCACAGCCGCCGAAGCGGTCGCCATCGCCGTCGGCCGGATCCCCGCCGACCTACTCCCGACGTCTATATGA
- a CDS encoding GntR family transcriptional regulator, translating into MIEYRIDRRSGVATYVQIVQQTKQALRLGLLEPGDKLPAAREVVEATAVNPNTVLKAYRELEREGLVEARRGLGTFVRRSLGATPSDSPLRGELSEWASRARAAGLERDDVAALFAVVLDEHFDTTEKEQDHR; encoded by the coding sequence ATGATCGAATACCGGATCGACCGGCGCAGCGGGGTTGCCACCTACGTACAGATCGTCCAGCAGACCAAGCAGGCCTTGCGCCTGGGCCTGCTGGAGCCGGGCGACAAGCTTCCGGCTGCCCGAGAGGTCGTGGAGGCCACGGCAGTCAACCCGAACACCGTGCTCAAGGCCTACCGGGAACTGGAGCGCGAGGGCCTGGTCGAGGCCCGGCGAGGCCTCGGCACCTTCGTGCGCAGGTCACTCGGTGCCACACCGAGTGACTCTCCGCTGCGGGGCGAGCTCTCCGAGTGGGCGTCGCGCGCTCGAGCGGCCGGCCTGGAGCGGGATGACGTGGCAGCACTCTTCGCTGTCGTGCTGGACGAGCACTTCGATACCACCGAGAAGGAGCAGGATCACCGATGA
- a CDS encoding ABC transporter ATP-binding protein: MTSTAIEATGLGKVFRRRGGWALRDCTFQLPAGRVSALVGPNGAGKSTLLALAAGLIAPSEGAVTVLGGHPAHVRPRIGYVSQDKPLYPQLTVAETLRMGADLNPDSWDAGTAERVAAGGGLDLGARVRSLSGGQRTRVALALALAKRPELLLLDEPVADLDPLARHELMGTLMATAARYGTTIVMSSHVIAELEDSCDHLLLIGDGRVRLAGDIDDLLAVHSLITGPAREAATGADFELAPHTTVESRITGRQVTALVRPAGPLPAGWQTNDLSLEALVLAHLRNPAAPPLTLGPVSASDSASASPTSQEATSASAMPQEEPA, encoded by the coding sequence ATGACGAGCACTGCCATCGAGGCAACCGGGCTGGGGAAGGTGTTCCGGCGGCGCGGCGGGTGGGCCCTGCGTGACTGCACGTTTCAGCTGCCGGCCGGACGTGTCAGTGCGCTCGTGGGGCCCAACGGCGCGGGCAAGTCGACGCTGCTGGCCCTGGCGGCGGGGCTGATCGCCCCCAGCGAGGGGGCGGTCACGGTGCTCGGCGGGCACCCGGCCCACGTGCGGCCGCGGATCGGCTACGTCTCCCAGGACAAGCCGCTGTACCCGCAGCTCACCGTCGCCGAGACGCTCCGTATGGGCGCCGATCTCAACCCCGACAGCTGGGACGCGGGCACCGCGGAGCGGGTCGCGGCGGGCGGTGGCCTGGACCTCGGAGCCCGTGTCCGCTCGCTGTCCGGCGGCCAGCGCACGCGCGTGGCGCTCGCCCTCGCCCTCGCCAAGCGGCCGGAACTGCTGCTGCTGGACGAGCCGGTGGCCGACCTCGACCCGCTGGCCCGGCACGAGCTGATGGGCACGCTCATGGCCACGGCCGCGCGGTACGGCACCACCATCGTGATGTCCTCACACGTCATCGCCGAACTGGAGGATTCCTGCGACCACTTGCTACTGATCGGCGACGGCCGGGTGCGTCTGGCGGGTGACATCGACGACTTGCTCGCCGTGCATTCCCTGATCACCGGGCCCGCACGGGAGGCCGCCACCGGCGCCGACTTCGAACTGGCCCCGCACACCACGGTGGAATCCCGTATCACCGGTCGCCAGGTCACCGCCCTCGTCCGCCCCGCAGGGCCGCTGCCCGCCGGCTGGCAGACGAACGACCTGTCCCTGGAGGCGCTGGTCCTCGCCCACCTGCGCAACCCGGCGGCGCCCCCGCTCACTCTCGGTCCCGTTTCCGCTTCTGATTCCGCTTCTGCCTCCCCCACGTCCCAGGAAGCGACTTCCGCCTCCGCCATGCCCCAGGAGGAGCCCGCATGA
- a CDS encoding ABC transporter permease, translating to MTAVAPTAPAATRHPSPAPRLTRWLLRLHRPALCVWVGLVVLLSAALLWLGGPLTDASAAAWEQYNACAGALNCAYDQPAIIRYKEVYSATTFAVLALPFLVAAWAGTTLTSRELETGTAQLTWAQSVSPVHWLTAKLALPAALVVAGTALVVALHHLAWSAGKGRIDTAKSWSDFPTFYAGGPLTVALALLGLVVGVLTGLLWRRSLPALGTSVVATTGVFAIVHTALPYLWPSVTQVPNRGQGAPSGTGIVVDEGVLTSTGARLPNPYCGGDFFPDCRTTYDKLDVVGYYRDFHPLSHYWPLQLMATALTCAIVAVLVFAAYRVLKSCTGGTPRRASTTE from the coding sequence ATGACCGCCGTTGCCCCCACCGCTCCCGCGGCCACCCGGCATCCGTCCCCCGCGCCCCGTCTGACCCGGTGGCTGCTGCGCCTGCACCGGCCGGCGCTGTGCGTCTGGGTCGGGCTCGTGGTCCTGCTCTCGGCGGCGCTGCTGTGGCTGGGCGGCCCGCTCACCGACGCCTCCGCGGCGGCGTGGGAGCAGTACAACGCGTGCGCCGGGGCGTTGAATTGCGCCTACGACCAGCCCGCGATCATCCGCTACAAGGAGGTCTACTCCGCCACCACCTTCGCCGTCCTCGCCCTCCCCTTCCTCGTAGCCGCCTGGGCCGGGACCACGCTGACCAGCCGGGAACTGGAGACGGGCACCGCTCAGCTGACCTGGGCCCAGTCGGTTTCCCCGGTGCACTGGCTCACCGCCAAACTCGCCCTCCCGGCCGCCCTCGTCGTCGCAGGCACCGCACTGGTGGTCGCGCTGCACCACCTTGCCTGGTCGGCCGGGAAGGGCCGCATAGACACCGCGAAGTCCTGGTCCGACTTCCCGACCTTCTACGCGGGCGGGCCGCTCACGGTCGCCCTGGCCCTTCTGGGCCTCGTCGTCGGAGTCCTGACCGGTCTGCTCTGGCGCCGCTCCCTGCCCGCCCTCGGCACCTCCGTCGTCGCCACGACCGGCGTGTTCGCCATCGTCCACACGGCACTGCCCTACCTGTGGCCCAGCGTGACCCAGGTACCCAACCGGGGGCAGGGCGCTCCGTCAGGCACGGGGATCGTGGTCGACGAGGGCGTCCTCACCTCCACCGGCGCCCGCCTGCCGAACCCCTACTGCGGCGGCGACTTCTTCCCTGACTGCCGCACCACGTACGACAAGCTCGACGTCGTCGGCTACTACCGCGACTTCCACCCCCTCTCCCACTACTGGCCCCTCCAGCTCATGGCGACGGCCCTCACCTGCGCCATCGTCGCCGTACTGGTCTTCGCCGCCTACCGCGTGCTGAAGAGCTGCACGGGCGGCACCCCGCGCCGCGCGAGCACCACCGAGTGA